The Pleuronectes platessa chromosome 22, fPlePla1.1, whole genome shotgun sequence region AACGAAAAGTACAATGAGGTTTCGTTTTGATTAGAGACAACAGGTTGAATTGATCCTGCAGCGGATGAAGTTTacctctgccaggccattgtctctgtctcttgctCGGGTCGTCGTTGTTGGTGTTCGGCCGCCGCGGATAGTTGCCCCGGTAACCACCTCTCACCCCTgagcctctcttctctcctccgaAGCCGTCGCTCTGTCCCTTACTGCTAAAGGGATCCAAGTCATCGAACTCAGCGAGGAGGTCACCAAAGGAAGAGGATCGGTGCTGTTGGAGGCCACCCTGGTTTCCCCTGTTGCCCCGGTTGCCCTGGTAACCACCTCTCCCATTGTCGCTGCTCGCATCAGTGATGGAGGAAGAGCTTTGTCGTCGCTGCTCACTGTTGTCTTCGCTCAGTCCGTCTTCGGTGTACAGATCTAAGTCGTCGAAGTCAATAAGGAGGTCACTGGTGGAACCGGATGGTTGAAGCTGTTCAACGCCGTCCTGGTTTCCCCTGTTGCCCTGAATTCCAGTGTTGCCCCGAACTCCCCTGTTGCCCTGTATTCCCCTATTACCCCTGTTGCCCCTGTTGCCCCTGTTGCCCCTGTTGCCCCTGTTTCCCCTGTTTCCCCTGTTTCCCCTGTTCCCCCTGTTTCCCCGGATTCCGCCTCTCCCCCTGTAGTACTCGCCAGTACTGTTGGCAGCAGCATAGCCGTCACTGGTAGAAAAGCCTGGTTGCGGCTCTTGACGATCTCCCCTTTGGCCAGACAACCTTAAAGCCTCTTTGTTCCTGTAGACGTATTTCAAGGAGTTGATGATTTCGTCAGGCACATCTCTCTCCTTCAGGATTTTCTGTGGCTGTGGAGCATTGAAGTTGTGAGTCCTGGAGCAGGTGCAGCTCCCCCTCAGGTACCGCTCACAGATGTGCAGTCTTACGCAGCCAACCCCGGCCTGACACAGGCCAAACAGGCCATCGCCGTTGTTGTAATCGTGACAAATCTgtcagggggaggaggagacaagaggaaaaGGGTTGCTACATcgagtaaacaaaaacaataatgattTATTCCAGTGAACAACTCCTTTATGTTATCAAACTACACATGAGAGCTGATCAAGTCAACAAACTGGTAACTACGTTTACATGGACTCATACAATCCGACTACTGACCCTATAAGAATAAGAGAATCAGTCTGATCATggtgtttacatgagttgctaAGTGAATAGTCCATTCATATTCCCATTCTCATGTTACAGAGCTTGCCAGTTCTAAAAGCCCAATCTGAAATAGCTACATGTACGATTCTACCATGCACCgtgttttctttctaattttGCAAAAGCTACAACTTTCTACTTGTGTACCCCGAGGTCATGGGTCGTCGAGCTGCTGGTAACTGTCGTACATCGATGTTTCAAAACGCATTGAAATGAGAATAGGACATTTTGATGTGATTAAGATGTACACGTCAACATAATGTGACAAACGTCAGAATACTCCCCACATGtctttatttgattgttttttattccGTGTAAGACCTTATTCAGGTTAGGGTAATAAggaaatgctgtttacatggaAGTGTCTGATTCAGACTATTGTctttaagggatagttcacccattATCTACTCATCACCAATACAATTcatttgaattggatttggcagCAATGCTCTTTACCCTgaaactcaaacacttcaccaacccctccatcggcatagtggtgactagataatgagggaattctCAGCTTTGGGTGAAATAACCCTTTAAGTTTAATATCAGAATACTAGTGTCCATTTTAACGTAGTCAATGataaattatgaaataaataaacatgggcTTCAGAAGACTGCTCAAGCACAGGTACTGACACATAAAGTAAAGCTTAGTTTATGCTTGTCTTTGACTTTGTGCAAATGCTGCAATTAGCTCAACATGGACTGTGCTGGAGGCAGGAGTCTGTGAGCAGGTCATTTTTAGTTCGGATCCCCCCTGTGACTGATGAACCTATGTGGATAcaccttgtgtgtgttgtcagactTACATTAGGTGTGAGCGAGTGGtcgttctgcagcagcagcgtgcaCAGCTCTGGCCTGCTCAGGCTCTCCACTTTGTGCTCCCTCAGAACCCTCGCATTGTGCTCAGAGTTCAGCTCATGGGAGAAGAGGCATCGTCccctgtcaaaaaaaaaaaacaataacacacaaagaCCCAGAGTTTGATTGTTAATATACAGTGGACATTTCGGTACAAAGACCTCTGGAAGTGGGGGTTCTGAGTAGGTTGCACTACCCCCTACTGGCAAGGGGCGTAACTGCAATGGAAAAAAAGTTTACCATTTTGagagtagtagtaatatgtttaaattttttcatattttattacatttttagaacattAAGTGTATttcttacaaaaaaatgtagaaCGTGACGTAAGCTAGCTAATGTGAGGTTCAGCTTCTGTCATTTGGAGAGAAAAATGTTTCAAAACTGGTGtaaaattttcaatttcatACTAAAATCATGAATGTTGCAGCTCTGCATTTCAAACGACGCCATTATACAAACTGTGTTCATGGCGTGTCTATACTCTTTAGTCTACACACTAAAGACTTATCGACACTAAAAAGGTTAAATGTCAGCATTTTATCAGAGCTGTGAGCTTAAAAGCGTCTGTGCAGTGGAGTGTGGGAGTCTTGGCTGACAATCATTATGTTTCAGCACATTTTacacatcaaataactaattagaaACAaacgtaattttttttttatatttgaacaaacatcagggTGATACATATCAAAATGACCGAAACCATCTTCAGAAAAAGCACGTACTTTGACTTTTaggtttggtccatgtctcatccactaacatggaggaggctgggtctATATGGCCACCAGCCACTAATGGAGCCAGCAAGATGTTTTGGGCTTCACTTTTTTTGGGAGCTGTTTGTCATCAATCTATAAGCACCGACAAATGACAGGAAAACTGACTCATACAGTTCCTATTAAGGAAATAGTTTGGAGTCTTGGGAAACACATGTCTGTACAgcaaatttgtaaaaaaatgttttacagatAAGCTTAATTTGGCATTATGAGTGCCGTCGTGCCTttcctcagggccaccgtagttatGACATTGTTTGCTTAACAACCTGATAGCATTTTCTAAACTGTTTAGATCTCCACTAGAGGGCGTCAATTCCCCAACAGTATCAGGATATTCCATAAATTGCGTTTTTCTTAATCTTCATAAACTTTTGAGCTACgttaaaaaaatcaatcaaataaaagATCTAATAGACAATCACTTTTCCAGCTGTTATGTTAAATCAGTCCTACACCATGGATGCAGACTTTGAAATTAAAAGTCAGGAAACGTCCACGGTCAAGGCCTTTAAATCCAGGTCAACACGAAAGGCAGCCTTTCCCAGTAAACTGGGACCAGGAAACGAGCCTCTGACGATTCAAAAACACACTCAAAGGTTCGATGGCTATAATCTGAGCAATACTAAttactttaaaaacaattcGGGTATCTCTAGAGTACATTTCAGTGCACAACACCAGCAACATGACAGTTTGAGGTTTTCCATCGAACCTCAAAGTGGCCTGAGGTTTGTTTAGACTGTAAACTAACGTGTTGTTTACCTGTGCAGGGTGaaggagcagacgccgctgaaCAGGACGTGTTTACACAGGTGGAGTCTCGAACATGTCCCCGGACAGTCCTTGGCCCTGCACAGCTTCAGCCAGGTCCtggccaccaccacctcctggccttctcctcctccacttctgaACAGGAGGAACCTCTCCGTCCTTATGATCTGCGACACATTGGCGGAGCCCACGTTGAACAGGTCCACGGTGTCCACCGCTCCTCTGTTGGCACAGATGAACTTGAATATCTTCGactcctccatctctgtctgGGCTTCGTCTgtgctctgtctgtcttcctgcagAAGGTGACGTTCAGCCTTTTGCCTTTAAGGGGGGGGAGGATAGTTCACTGTCGTTTCCGAGGAATAGAAACCGAAACTGAATTATTCTCAGCGGGGACTGATGCTGCAGCGCCGCACCCGTCCACCAGGGGGTGTCACGGTGTTATAGGACTTAATAAGAATTGTGGTTTTCCTTCTGTCCTAACACAGATAAAAGAAATGTCTCTTATTAAGACATGTGTCATAACTTATTGCAACAATACTTAGTAAAAGCAAATGTGTAACTATTActattatttcaaattaaatcatatgaaaatatataaaaacccatatgtgtatatacataaCGTTTTGAACGTCTTATTACTTTTTAATGTTATGTGCCTGTTAACTTGCTGCatttatctatctgtctctgtgtgtccgtctgtctgtctatccacCTGGGGATATCAAACAATGTTtagatataataaaaaatattgtagtGTCATTTTAATGTAATTAACTTACTGAAAAATGTCAACTCCACAGACTGTTTTAACGGCTTTAAATTCTTCTAAACCATGTGATGTCAGTAAAAGTAACGTGAaatctatttttattcattaatcTAGATGTTCTCGGTTTTTACTGCCGTCCAGTTTCTCTTAAAGGGTCTGATTAACGTCTTTTTACGCCAGGCGTGTAGGATAACATTTGTCACTTTGTTAAATCTGATTACTGTAATCCCATTAATGTCATCTGCCAATCCCAGTTTCTAAAAAAAATCGGCCTACTTCACAAACAGAACGCATCCTGCCCACGCTCTGTCACGTTATAGTGAAAACACTGAATCGGATTCAATGCATTTAAGGTTTTATTCCCACACAGATAACATGGTGACTAATACCAGCTGCATCAAGGAGAGaactaaaaatattttatttttattttgaagcaaatacagcaaatacacacactaacTAAAATGCATATTAAAAACCAGTGCTGCGAGCAGCACTGTGCGGGCCTGAGCACTTGCAATCTTCCCTGCAAGGAAATTGGTGGAAGTGTTAAAGTTAATGGAACATTTAAagttaaatgttaaagaaatagatttttttaaatcctacCTCTGAAGCATATTCCTCAGTCATATGTCATCGTGTCTGTCCAGTTATTTATATGTGATGCTGCCAACTATCAAACAAACAAGCGGCGATGAAAATATCAAACCTTGATGAAGGATAAGTAACATGATAAAATCTCATTTAAACATGTAAGTCAAATCATTGATCAGTCCTGTGAAACATCTGGATGTATTCATCATCCATCAGCATCACTCATCTGCATTTACCTCGGAGCAcatttcccatcagcctcaTTGCTTCCTGCCCCCA contains the following coding sequences:
- the si:ch73-252i11.1 gene encoding protein mono-ADP-ribosyltransferase PARP12 isoform X2, whose protein sequence is MEESKIFKFICANRGAVDTVDLFNVGSANVSQIIRTERFLLFRSGGGEGQEVVVARTWLKLCRAKDCPGTCSRLHLCKHVLFSGVCSFTLHRGRCLFSHELNSEHNARVLREHKVESLSRPELCTLLLQNDHSLTPNICHDYNNGDGLFGLCQAGVGCVRLHICERYLRGSCTCSRTHNFNAPQPQKILKERDVPDEIINSLKYVYRNKEALRLSGQRGDRQEPQPGFSTSDGYAAANSTGEYYRGRGGIRGNRGNRGNRGNRGNRGNRGNRGNRGNRGNRGIQGNRGVRGNTGIQGNRGNQDGVEQLQPSGSTSDLLIDFDDLDLYTEDGLSEDNSEQRRQSSSSITDASSDNGRGGYQGNRGNRGNQGGLQQHRSSSFGDLLAEFDDLDPFSSKGQSDGFGGEKRGSGVRGGYRGNYPRRPNTNNDDPSKRQRQWPGRDKTEICMHFIIGHCKHEDKCFRHHDKMPYRWQVKEGMEWTALPKNEAIEKDFCDPTKTHSGTTDPVDFDIMTCGPSKVRRLSTCNSLAQPSYLHTTEWVWYWEDEFAKWNVYASSPAADMESSELEKRFLANPSDVVDFIVGSQSYSLSFKDMIQTNNHFGTKRLVRRRPRFVSAADVKAKRIRRPLDQPSFLAIPDHWDKTQIPVTGYKRVSLQRTSQEFMKIAAMFFTTMRSFDIVTIERIQNKPLWESFQLQRTQMRTNNGGRNVEEKNLFHGTDSVHVDAICLTNFDWRICGTHGTAFGTGSYFARDAKYSHSYTDDSDVKSMFISRVLVGDFTKGSSDYRRPPSKDGSPTNLYDSCVDDVTHPSIYVVFERQQIYPEYLLQYKTSDLKTVGRQPATRPSQGEVNGSCSSRNPFRLT